CGACGGTCTCGCCAAGCACGACCACCTGCGCGACCGCACCACGGTCGTCGAGGGACCGGACCACCTCACCAACCCGGGCGAGCCGGTCTTCGTCGCCCGGGAGAACGCCACCGCCGAGGACGACGGCTACCTGCTCACCCTGTGGTGGGACCGCGAGACCGGCCTGAGTGAACTCCTCGTCCACGATGCCGCCGACCTGCGGCGCACCCCGCTGGCCCGGGTGAAGCTGCCCAGCCGCGTGCCCTTCGGCTTCCACGGCAACTGGGCCGACCAGACCACGCTCGATCACGCCGTGGCCGCCCGCGGCGCCGCGAACTGACCTGCCTACCGCACTGCGCGTTCCACGTTCTGAAAGGAGAGGTCCATGGCTATCACCGGCCTGGGACACACCGGTTTCTGGGTGGACGACCTGGAGACGATGCGTGACTTCTACACCCGCGTCATGGGGCTGACCGTGACCGACGAGGACACGGAACTCGGCATCGTGTTCTTCTCCTCGCGGCCCGACGAGGAGCACCACGAGTTCGTGCTCCAGCGGGGCCGGACGGCACCGCCCGGGTCCAAGCTGACCCACCAGGTGTCATGGCGGGTCGACTCACTGGAGACGATCATCGACTTCCACCACCGGTTCCGTGCCGAAGGCATCGACGTGCAGCAGGAGGTCACGCACGGAAACGCCATCGGCATCTACTTCTTCGATCCCGAGGGCAACCGCAACGAGGTCTATCTGCGCATCGACCGCGACGTGCGTCAGCCGTTCCGCAAGACCATCGATCTCGACCAGGATCCCGCCGCCGTGCTCGCCGAAGCCGAGCGCCTTCTCGCCGACGGTGGCGCCGCCTACCAGCCGGTTCAATGACCGTGGCGTCCTCGGGACGCCGCGGGCTCCGGGATCCCGGTGCGCAGCCGCAGGTCCTCGTCGTCGGGGCCGGTCCCACCGGACTCACCGCGGCGCACCTTCTCGGTTCGGCCGGTGTCCGCGTCCTGCTCGTCGAGCGGAACGCGGACGTCGGCGACGACGCCACGGCGACCAGCCTCGACGCCGAGTGCCTGCGCATGTTGCGGCGCGCCGGCGTGGACGAGGCGATCCACCTGGAACGCGTGCTCCTCGCCGAACTGGTGCGGCTTCCCACCGTCGATACCCGTTTCGGTACCCGCGTGTTCTCCCTGCGGCAGTACACCGACCGTGTCCGCGCCTGGCTCGGACCGACCCTCGGCGGGGAAGCCGCGACGGCCCTCGACGTGCCGTACGTCCTGGGCTGCGACGGTATCCGGAGCACGGTGCGTGAGCTTCTGGGCATCCCCATGCAGGGCCACAGCTTTCCCGATGTCCGGCTGGTGGTCGACACGCTCGACGACCCCGGCGACCAGCTCTACGCCATGCGTCACGAAGACCCGCGCCACCCCGCCGTCGTGGTACCGGGCAGCGGCGGCCGGTGCCGGTACGAGTTCCGGCTGCCGCACGGAGAATGCGCTCCCGGGTCGTCTCCGCCCTTCGCTCTGGTGCGTGAACTGCTGCGCCCCTACCGCGAGATCACGGTCGCCCAAGTCGATCGCGTCGTGGCTTCCGGTTCTTACGCACTGCTCGCAGACCGGCTGCGGGAAGGACGCTGCTTCCTGCTCGGCGACGCCGCGCACCTGATGCCGTCCTTCGCCGACCATGGACTCGGTTCCGGCCTGCGGGACGCCGCCAACCTGTGCTGGAAGCTGGCCGAGGTGCTGACAGGGCGTGGCGGAGACGCGCTGCTGGACACCTACGACGCGGAACGCAGGCCGTACCTGCGGGCCGCGGTCGAGCGCTCCGTCCCGCTCGGGGGCATCGTGACGACCACCGGCACGGCACGCGCCCGCTTGCGCGACCTGTGCGTGCGTACGGCCTTACGAACCTCTTGGGGGCGACGCTGCTTCGGGAACGCGCACCACCACCCGGACGCACCCGTCCGGACCGGCGCTTTCGTCCCACCCCTACGCGATCGCACCGATCCACTGGTGGGTGCAGAACTCCCCGAGGCTCAGGTTCTGCACGGCACCGCACGCCGGATCGCTCGGCTCGACGATGTCCTCGGCCCCGGCTGGAGCCTGCTCGGAGCAGGTGTCTCGGAGGACGACTGGGCAACCGTCGGGAAAGCGGGGCTGCCGGCGGATCGCCGCGCGCACATGGCCGTCGACGACCGTGCGCCGAGCGACCATCCCGGGCGCATCGGAATCGCAGCCGCGGACGGCCGCGCCGACGCCCTGTTCGCCGGGTTCACCGAACACTTCGTCCTGGTCCGGCCGGACCGGCTGGTGGCCGCGGTCTTCGACGCCGCCGACGCCGAACGCGTTGCCCTCCACCTGGAACGCTTCGCCGCTCCAGCCCTCCCCCATCTCGTTGAAAAGCCTGCGACTTCGACAGCGGCACAGACCCTCGCCGCCGCTACATCCCCTCTCTCAGGAGAACTGTCATGAAACTGAGTACGGTCCGTCTGCCCTCTCCCGATTCCGACGTGCTGCTTACTGCCGCTGCCCGCCATGACGGCGACGAACTGGTCCTGCTGCCGTACCAGGACGTCGGAGCCCTGCTGGCGAGCGGAGAGGACTGGCACCACCGCGCCGCGGCGGCCGACGGCAAGCGGATGCCACTGGAGGGGGCATCCTTCGCTCCCGTCGTCCCGCATCCCAACAAGATCGTGTGCCTGGGCCTGAACTACGCCACGCACATCAAGGAGATGGGCCGCCCCACCCCGACGCACCCCACGCTCTTCGCCAAGTACGACGGGTCGTTGGTGGGTGCCCATGACGATGTCCACATGCCGTCCGTCAGCGACGACCTCGACTGGGAGGCGGAGCTCGGTGTCGTCATCGGACGGCGCGCCCGGCGGGTGACCCGAGACGATGCGCTCGCCCACGTGGGCGGCTACACCGTCGTCAACGACGTGACCGTACGGGATTGGCAGCATCGCACCCGGGAGTTCCTCTCCGGGAAGACGTTCGAGGCGACGACCCCGGTCGGTCCCGCGCTCGTGACTCCGGACGAACTCCCCCCGGGCGCATCGGGGTTGACCGTCGGATGCACTGTGGACGGCCACACCATGCAGAAGTCCAACACGTCCGACCTGCTCTTCGACGTCGCCGCGATCATCGCCTACATCAGCACCATCATCACGCTCGTGCCCGGCGACCTGATAGCCACCGGCACACCGGGCGGAGTGGGAGCAGGACGCGACCCCAAGGTCTTCCTGCGCCCCGGGCAGCAGCTGGTCACGTTCGTCGAGGGTGTGGGCGAGCTGCGCAACAGCGTCGTCAAGGACCGGTTGTGACCTGAGGCAGGCGGGAGACACCTGCGCTGTAGGGTGTCCCCTATGTCAGGATCAGCGTCCCCCAGCTATCGCGAACGCAACTCCACGGCCGACCGGGCCCTGGACATCCTGATGATGTTCGACGACACCCACCTCGTCATCTCCGGCAGCGCCGTCGCCGAGCGCATGGGGGTCGCCCGTTCGACCGCCTACCGATACCTGCAGTCCCTGGTGAGCAGCAGATTCCTGGAGGAGGCGCCCGGTGGCGGCTTCCGGCTCGGCCTGCGTGTCCTGCAGATCGGTCGGCTGGCACGGCGCAGCTACGAACTCTCCGACATCGCCGTTCCGGCGATGACCGAACTGTCGAAGGACGTGTCCGAGACGGTGCTGTTGACCCGTCGCTCCGGGGAATTGGTCGTCTGCGTCGACCGTGCGGAGGCCGCCACCCGGGCAGTACGCATCTCCTACGAGCGTGGCAGCACGCTCCCGCTCAACGCCGGCGCCTCCGCGCTCGTCCTGCTGGCCTGGATCCCGCAGGACGAGGCGCGCCGACTGCTGGAGGCAGCCGAGTTGAGGCGATTCACACCGGCCACGCTGACCGACGTGGACACCCTCATGGACCGGCTCGGGCACATCCGTCGCGCCGGGTATTCCGTCACCCGCGGTGAGTTCGACCCCGATGTGACGGGCGTGGCGGCGCCGATCCGCGACGCCGAGCAGAGGGTGGTCGCCGCCGTGAGCGTCGCCGCGCTCGCCTCCAGGGTGTTTCCCGAAGCGGAGGCGGAACTGGCTCAGAAGGTGCTGGCCACAGCCCGGAGAATCACTGACCGCCTGACCGTCGTCGGAGGGTGAGAGCGGCACTCCCGCGCTCTCACCTTCCGCTCGGGCGAGGCGATGGACGTGCCCTTCAGGAAACAGGCTGCATGGGCGCTGTCTTCGATCGACCGGCACTGCGACGGCGTCCCGCCACGCTGGACGCCCATCCCAGGAAGAAAGTGCCGGGAACCGCGATGAGGGCCGGACCGATCTGGTCGAGCCGCGTGAAGTCGACACCGGGGAAGAGTGCTGCGGGGATTCCGGAGAATGACGGCGACATCAGGTAAAGGAACACCGTGAGGCCTGTCCCTCCGTACAGCGTCCACAGCAGCCCTGTGCGGTTGTAACCCTTCCAGAAGAAGCTGTACAGAAGAGCCGGCGCCACGGCGGATGCGGCTGTCGCGGCACTGACGGCACCCAGAAATACCGCGGAGTGGCCCTGCCACATCACGGCTATCACGATTCCAGCGGTGCCGAAGACGAAGACGCTGGCGCGAGCCGCCAGTATTTCTTTCCCGGAATGCCCCTCGTCGTCTTTTCCGACATTGCCGTAGATGTCCTTGGCGATCGCTCCGGCCGCGGCGACCGTACTCCCACCGACAACGGCGAGCACACTGAGGAAAACTGCGCAGGCGACCGCGGTGAACAGCGTGCGCCCACCGTCCAGGTTGTGCGCCAGGAGCATCAGGGCGCCGTCGCCCTCTCCGTTCCCGGACGAGATCTTTCCTGTACCCACCAGGGCGGAAGCCCCCATGCCGACAACGACGATGGCCAGGGACAACAGGGCAATGAGGAACGTCGCGTACTTGACCGAGCGTCGCGCGGCAGCAGGATCTTTCGCACCGTGAAGTCTGACTATGACGTGCGGCATACACGCGCTCCCCAGGACGAGGATGAATCGCTCCCCGATCCAATGGAGATGCGCCGCCGTTC
The nucleotide sequence above comes from Streptomyces sp. N50. Encoded proteins:
- a CDS encoding fumarylacetoacetate hydrolase family protein, which codes for MKLSTVRLPSPDSDVLLTAAARHDGDELVLLPYQDVGALLASGEDWHHRAAAADGKRMPLEGASFAPVVPHPNKIVCLGLNYATHIKEMGRPTPTHPTLFAKYDGSLVGAHDDVHMPSVSDDLDWEAELGVVIGRRARRVTRDDALAHVGGYTVVNDVTVRDWQHRTREFLSGKTFEATTPVGPALVTPDELPPGASGLTVGCTVDGHTMQKSNTSDLLFDVAAIIAYISTIITLVPGDLIATGTPGGVGAGRDPKVFLRPGQQLVTFVEGVGELRNSVVKDRL
- a CDS encoding VOC family protein translates to MAITGLGHTGFWVDDLETMRDFYTRVMGLTVTDEDTELGIVFFSSRPDEEHHEFVLQRGRTAPPGSKLTHQVSWRVDSLETIIDFHHRFRAEGIDVQQEVTHGNAIGIYFFDPEGNRNEVYLRIDRDVRQPFRKTIDLDQDPAAVLAEAERLLADGGAAYQPVQ
- a CDS encoding sodium:solute symporter family transporter, with product MQLIAAGSVTADLLGFSGTGAQQVCIVVIGGLMVTCVMLSGIKGLTAVQVLAAVVVLLAMAVTALAVVAKFHGNLGSLLSQADSGSAKSGSYFSSGTMNGTGTAAHLHWIGERFILVLGSACMPHVIVRLHGAKDPAAARRSVKYATFLIALLSLAIVVVGMGASALVGTGKISSGNGEGDGALMLLAHNLDGGRTLFTAVACAVFLSVLAVVGGSTVAAAGAIAKDIYGNVGKDDEGHSGKEILAARASVFVFGTAGIVIAVMWQGHSAVFLGAVSAATAASAVAPALLYSFFWKGYNRTGLLWTLYGGTGLTVFLYLMSPSFSGIPAALFPGVDFTRLDQIGPALIAVPGTFFLGWASSVAGRRRSAGRSKTAPMQPVS
- a CDS encoding IclR family transcriptional regulator, encoding MSGSASPSYRERNSTADRALDILMMFDDTHLVISGSAVAERMGVARSTAYRYLQSLVSSRFLEEAPGGGFRLGLRVLQIGRLARRSYELSDIAVPAMTELSKDVSETVLLTRRSGELVVCVDRAEAATRAVRISYERGSTLPLNAGASALVLLAWIPQDEARRLLEAAELRRFTPATLTDVDTLMDRLGHIRRAGYSVTRGEFDPDVTGVAAPIRDAEQRVVAAVSVAALASRVFPEAEAELAQKVLATARRITDRLTVVGG
- a CDS encoding FAD-dependent monooxygenase, with product MTVASSGRRGLRDPGAQPQVLVVGAGPTGLTAAHLLGSAGVRVLLVERNADVGDDATATSLDAECLRMLRRAGVDEAIHLERVLLAELVRLPTVDTRFGTRVFSLRQYTDRVRAWLGPTLGGEAATALDVPYVLGCDGIRSTVRELLGIPMQGHSFPDVRLVVDTLDDPGDQLYAMRHEDPRHPAVVVPGSGGRCRYEFRLPHGECAPGSSPPFALVRELLRPYREITVAQVDRVVASGSYALLADRLREGRCFLLGDAAHLMPSFADHGLGSGLRDAANLCWKLAEVLTGRGGDALLDTYDAERRPYLRAAVERSVPLGGIVTTTGTARARLRDLCVRTALRTSWGRRCFGNAHHHPDAPVRTGAFVPPLRDRTDPLVGAELPEAQVLHGTARRIARLDDVLGPGWSLLGAGVSEDDWATVGKAGLPADRRAHMAVDDRAPSDHPGRIGIAAADGRADALFAGFTEHFVLVRPDRLVAAVFDAADAERVALHLERFAAPALPHLVEKPATSTAAQTLAAATSPLSGELS